The following DNA comes from Shinella zoogloeoides.
GCCTCCGGCGCGATCCGTTCCGAGCTGATCGAGCTGAAGGCGCTGCGGGATGGTCTCGGCTATGGCGGCCCGGAGTTCGGCCGGGTCTTCGTGAAGGCCGACAATGCCCTGCCGGTCGCGGGATCCATCAAGGCCCGCGGCGGCGTCTACGAGGTCTTCGTCTATGCCGAGGAACTGGCCAAGCGTGAAGGGCTGTTGAAGGACGGGGAGGACATCCGCACGCTTGCCGGGCCGGACGCGAAAGCCTTCTTCTCCCGCTACACCATCGCCGTCGGCAGCACCGGCAATCTCGGCCTCAGCGTCGGCATCGCCGCACGCGCACTCGGCTTCAAGGCGACGGTCCACATGTCTTCCGACGCCAAGGCCTGGAAGGTCGAGCGCCTGAGGAAACTCGGCGTCGAGGTCGTCCAGCACGAGGCGGATTATACGACGGCGGTTGAAAAGGCCCGCGACGTCGCCGAGAGCGACCCGACCATCTATTTCGTCGACGACGAGCAGTCCCGCCGCCTCTTCCTCGGCTACAGCGCCGCCGCCTCGGAACTGGCCGCACAACTTGCCTATGCGGACGTAACGGTCGATGCGGACCATCCGCTCTTCCTCTACCTGCCCTGCGGCATCGGCGGCGCACCGGGGGGCGTTGCCTATGGCGCCAAGCGTATCTTCGGCGACAACGTGCATTGCTTCTTCGTCGAGCCGGTGCAGTCGCCCTGCGCGCTCGTCCACATGATGAGCGGCGCGCAGGACCTCGTCTCCGTCTACGACGTCGGCCTCACCAATGTCACGGAAGCCGACGGCATGGCGGTCGCCCGCATGTCCGCCTTCGTGGCGACGGTGATGCGCGACATGCTTGCCGGCGTCTTCACGGTCGATGACGCCTCGCTCTTCCGTTGGCTCCTACTGGCCCACGAAATGCAGGACATCCGCCTCGAGCCCTCCGCGACGGCAGGCTTCGCCGGGCCGGACTTCGTCGTGAAGCATCCGCAGGGCCGGGCATTCTGCAAGGCGCAGCGGATCGAGGGCCACCTTGACCGGGCGACCCACATCGTCTGGACCACCGGCGGCTCTTTCGTGCCGCAGGAGCAGTTCGAGGCCTTCCTGAAGACCGCGGCCGAGAACCGGTAACGCCACGCAAGCTCCGGCGCGTACGGCGCGGGGTGCGGACCTGCCATCGGCAGGTTCCGCCCCGCGCCGTCGTCCGTCTGGAGCATTTCCAGCAAAAGTGCGAAGCGGTTTTGCGTTCGGAAATGCTCTAAAAGCGCAACGTGCGCGCCCCCGCCATCCGGTGCGCGACCTTCTGCGCAACGAGGAGGGCGTGCTCCGTCACCTGCGGCAATCCCATCAGCTCGCCGAAGGTCCCGCGCGCCAGCGGGCCGGCGATGAAAAGCGTTTCGGCGGCCTCTCCGCTCGTGCCGATGGCGCGGCTGTCGTCGTCGACCGCAAGGCCGAGGCCGACCGTATCGAGCTGCAGCGCACCCGCTGCCGCCAGCGCTTCGAGAAACGGCTGGCTCGACAGGATCGCGCGATGGCCCGGCCCCGTCGTCACTACCACGGTATCGTAATGCTCCACGAACGGCCGTTCGCCCCGGCGCGGCCGGAAGGTCACCGCGATCGTGCCGTCCGCCCGAAGCGCGGCATCGGCGAGGGAAGCCGCATGGATATGCAGCGAGCCGGCCGCGAGACGCCGGTCGATGACGGCCTCCACCTGCGGCGCGATGCGGAAGCGATGCACATCCCAGTAAGGTCGAAGGAAGCGGACGAGGCGGCGGCGCTCGGCAGCGGGCAGCGCGCGCCAGATCGCGCCGCCCTCGCCGCGCAGCCTGTCGAAGACGGCATGCCAGGTGATGCCCTCCCCCGCTGCCTGTTCGAGCGTGCGGCGGACGCGGCGGAGAAGCTCGCGCGCCGAACGGGCGGGAGTGGTCGTGAAGTCGCCGAACGGCTCCTGCGGCAGGAGGGTGTGTCCGCGCGAGCGCAGGCCCCGGCGCGAGACGGCGGTGATCGGTCCTTCATGCCCCGCCGCATCGAGCACGGCGATCACGTCGGCCGCGGTCAGCCCCGTGCCGACGATGAGCACGCGATCCTTGCGGGAAATGCCGGCAAGCGCGCCCGGCACCGTGGCATCGGGAATATAGGCCGGGTGGCCGGCAAGCGCCCGGTCGAGGGCGGCGGGCGCCTGCGGGATCGGATGGGTTGCCGCCACCACAACGCAGCCCGCTTTCAGGACGGAACCGTCCGCCGCCGCGACCCGCCATCCGCCGGCCGCGGCCGTCACGGCGCGAACGCGGCTGCGGCGGTGCTCGATCCGCCCCGCGGCGACGAGCGGCCGGAGCGTCGCATCGACATAATGCCCGAAGGCCGAGCGTCGCGCGAAGATGCGGCCGTCCTTCGTCACCGCCTCGCCGTCATCGGCGAGGGCGCCCGTTTCGAGCAGCCAGCGCTCGAAATGCGTATCGTCGTCGGGAAGAAGCGTCATGCGCGCGGCCGGCACGTTGATGCGGTGGACCGGCTCGTCCGTGTCATAGGCAAGACCACCGCCGAGCATGGCACGCGGCTCGTAGACGACGATCCGCGCCGTGCCTTCGGGCAGCAGCCGGGCCAGATGATAGGCGACGGCCGCGCCGGTGAAGCCGCCGCCGACGATCGCGACGACCGGGACGGATATCGCGCCGACGATCATCTCAGGCGCCGACGGATTTGAGGGCGGGAACCGCTTCGGCCTCGCGGCGCTTCACCGCCTCGATGTCACGGTAGCCGTCGGCGGGGTGGGTCTTCGGCAGGTACGGCCCCTCGCCGAAGAGCTTTTCGCGAAGCGTCCCCGGCCTGTAGGCCGTCGGATAGGCGCCGCGCCTCTGCAATTCCGGCACGATATGGGCGACGATGTCCTCGAAGCTGTCGGGCGTCACCGCATAGGCGAGGTTGAAGCCGTCGACATCCGTATCGTCCACCCATTCCTGCAGGATGTCGGCGATGCGCTCCGGCGAGCCGACGAAGACCGGCCCCATGCCACCGATGCCGCCGAACTGCGCCAGCTCCTCGATGGTCCACGACTTGTCGCCACCGGCAATGTGCTCGACGAAGGAATGGATGGCGTTGGTCTCGATCTTCTCCACCACGTCCGCCGGTGCATATTGCCCGAAGTCGATGCCGCTCCAGCCGGACATGAAGGTGAGCGAGCCGTCATAGGAGACGTAGCTCCTGTATTCCTCGAATTTCTTGTGCGCCTTCTCCTCCGTTTCGTCGGTGATGACGGTGACGAGCGTGTAGATATAGACTTTCTTCGGATCGCGGCCGGCGGCGGCGATGCGCTGGCGGATGTCGGAGACATAGGCCTTCAGCACCGATTTCGTCGGCGCGGCGACGAAGATGCACTCCGCATGGGCGGCGGCGAAGGCCTTGCCGGGGCCGGACGCACCGGCCTGGTAGAGAACCGGCGTGCGCTGCGGCGAGGGCTCCGTCAGGCCATAGCCCGGCACTTCGAAATACCTGCCCTTGTGGCCGATCTCGTGAACCTTTTCCGGATGGGTGAAGATGCGCTTCTTGCCGTCGCGGACCACCGCTCCCTCCTCCCAGGAACCTTCCAGAAGCTTATACAGCACTTCGACATATTCCGCAGCGACCTCGTAGCGATCGTCGTGCCGGCGCAGGCCGCCCTGCCCGACATTCCTCGCCCCGCTCTCCAGATAGGAGGTGACGATGTTCCAGCCGACGCGGCCCTTGGAATGATGGTCGGCCGTCGCGAGCCGGCGGGCGAAGGTATAGGGGTGCTCGAAGGAGGTGGACGCCGTGATGCCGATGCCGAGATGCTCGGTGGCGAGCGCGATGGGGGCGGCGAGCTGCAGCGGATCGTTCACCGGGAGCTGCGCGGCCTGGTGGATGGCGTGATAGTTGGAGCCCTTGTAGACATCGTAATAACCGATGACGTCGGCGATGAAGATGCCATCGAAAACGCCGCGCTCCAGCGTGCGCGCGAGATCCTGCCAATAGTCGAGGTCCTTGTATTTCCAGGACTTGTCGCGCGGATGCGCCCAGAGGCCGGGCGACTGGTGGCCGACGCAGTTCATGTCGAAGGCGTTGAAGCGGATAGGACGGGCCATGGGTCTCTCCAGAATAGCGAGGATGCCGGACGGCATCGTTCGCAGGCGAGGATAGCGCGGACATTCCTTAAATACAGAAATTCTATCTTTTATATAGAATACTTTCAGGAATGCCTTTTCTCGCGGCCGTCCTACCCCTCTGGGAAGATGTGCGGGCGCGGCGGAAAGCCCTTCCGCCAGCCTTCACCCCTCCTTGCCGTGGCGCCCTGCCCGGAAGGAAACCGACAGCAGGAGACCCGCCATGACCGCCCTACACCTTGTCAAGGAGCCCGATCCGCAAGCCGACCGGGTCCGCCTCTTCGCGAAAGCCGAGGAGATTTCCGCCGATCTCGCCCGCCGCGGCGCGCAGCTCGATGCCGAGGGCAAACCGCCGCTGGAGGAGATCGACCGGCTGAAGACGGAAGGCCTGCTGACGGCGTTGCATCCGGCCGGGATCGGCGGCGGCGGGCTCGACTGGGTGGACGGACTACGGCTGGTGCGCATCCTGGCGCGCGGCGAAAG
Coding sequences within:
- a CDS encoding D-serine ammonia-lyase, producing MTIELPNDPARADVLAARPTLWTNPLYRDDAIADASLPLDPSDVDAAAANWKRLAPLLETCFPELAAASGAIRSELIELKALRDGLGYGGPEFGRVFVKADNALPVAGSIKARGGVYEVFVYAEELAKREGLLKDGEDIRTLAGPDAKAFFSRYTIAVGSTGNLGLSVGIAARALGFKATVHMSSDAKAWKVERLRKLGVEVVQHEADYTTAVEKARDVAESDPTIYFVDDEQSRRLFLGYSAAASELAAQLAYADVTVDADHPLFLYLPCGIGGAPGGVAYGAKRIFGDNVHCFFVEPVQSPCALVHMMSGAQDLVSVYDVGLTNVTEADGMAVARMSAFVATVMRDMLAGVFTVDDASLFRWLLLAHEMQDIRLEPSATAGFAGPDFVVKHPQGRAFCKAQRIEGHLDRATHIVWTTGGSFVPQEQFEAFLKTAAENR
- a CDS encoding FAD/NAD(P)-binding protein; the encoded protein is MIVGAISVPVVAIVGGGFTGAAVAYHLARLLPEGTARIVVYEPRAMLGGGLAYDTDEPVHRINVPAARMTLLPDDDTHFERWLLETGALADDGEAVTKDGRIFARRSAFGHYVDATLRPLVAAGRIEHRRSRVRAVTAAAGGWRVAAADGSVLKAGCVVVAATHPIPQAPAALDRALAGHPAYIPDATVPGALAGISRKDRVLIVGTGLTAADVIAVLDAAGHEGPITAVSRRGLRSRGHTLLPQEPFGDFTTTPARSARELLRRVRRTLEQAAGEGITWHAVFDRLRGEGGAIWRALPAAERRRLVRFLRPYWDVHRFRIAPQVEAVIDRRLAAGSLHIHAASLADAALRADGTIAVTFRPRRGERPFVEHYDTVVVTTGPGHRAILSSQPFLEALAAAGALQLDTVGLGLAVDDDSRAIGTSGEAAETLFIAGPLARGTFGELMGLPQVTEHALLVAQKVAHRMAGARTLRF
- a CDS encoding LLM class flavin-dependent oxidoreductase produces the protein MARPIRFNAFDMNCVGHQSPGLWAHPRDKSWKYKDLDYWQDLARTLERGVFDGIFIADVIGYYDVYKGSNYHAIHQAAQLPVNDPLQLAAPIALATEHLGIGITASTSFEHPYTFARRLATADHHSKGRVGWNIVTSYLESGARNVGQGGLRRHDDRYEVAAEYVEVLYKLLEGSWEEGAVVRDGKKRIFTHPEKVHEIGHKGRYFEVPGYGLTEPSPQRTPVLYQAGASGPGKAFAAAHAECIFVAAPTKSVLKAYVSDIRQRIAAAGRDPKKVYIYTLVTVITDETEEKAHKKFEEYRSYVSYDGSLTFMSGWSGIDFGQYAPADVVEKIETNAIHSFVEHIAGGDKSWTIEELAQFGGIGGMGPVFVGSPERIADILQEWVDDTDVDGFNLAYAVTPDSFEDIVAHIVPELQRRGAYPTAYRPGTLREKLFGEGPYLPKTHPADGYRDIEAVKRREAEAVPALKSVGA